The sequence AGAGCTCTACCGATTGTCTTCTCGTGGTGATTGCTTGTATAAGCACTTGTGAGTCTGAACGGATCCAGATATGGGTGAAATTGAGAGAGATCGCGTGTTGGAGAGCCTCTCGTATCGCTAGGCCTTCTGCCATTAATGCCGATGCCACTGAGTCTTGGGCCTTTGATCCGCGGTTGAGCTCCTGTGATGAGAGATCAGTGAAGATCCAGGCGAGGCCAGCCGATTTAGAATCTGATCTCCAGGCCGCATCTGTATAACAGAGGATGGTTGATTCAGGGCAGTCATAAATCAGAGGGGGGCATCTGACGAGATGTGTCGTCGGGGACTTGAGAGGTTGGGCTGATTCCCACTCTCTGATCGCTTTCACGGATTTTAATATGATCTCCTGAGGTGTAGTGGCTCTGTTTTGGAAGATGAGGTTGTTCCTTGAAATCCAGAGGAACCAGCATATCCAAGGCATCGGGTTGCTTGTGAAACCGTAGGGCGGCAGGACTTTCCAGGAGTATGATGCTTGTAGGGTTGGTTTGAAGGCGGTCCATAGAGATGTGTCCACCTCGGAGGCTAGCGGTGCTAGTTTCCAGACTTCCTTCGCGAAAGCACAATGGAAGAAAATATGAGGTAATGTCTCTGCTTCTCCACACCTACAACACATAACATTAGCATTTATACCTCTCCGTTGTAGATTTTCACCAGTTGGGAGGGCTTTTTTAGCGATTCTCCATAGGAAGTGTTTAAGCTTCGGAAGAAGAGGAGGGTTCCAGACATGTTTCTTCCAGTTCCAGGTATCTTCCGGTCTTTGAGCTGAGGGCAGTAGTGTCGATGAATTCTTGTCAGCTTGTTTAGAGTAGTATCCTGATTTCACTGAGTAGTCCCCTGACTTCTGTAGAGACCATATGTAAGAATCTTGGTTGTCAAGTATACTTGGTCGTATTGAGTAGATGAGAGTTGCCAGTTCCGGCAGTAGATTTTCAACCATAGCTTTGTTCCATTCCTTTGTTTCTCTAGAGAGGAGATCTGAGACTAGCAAATCTTGATCTTTTTGTTGCACAGGTCCTATTGGTTTCAGATTCTTTTCAGGGCAAATCCAAGAGTCGGACCAAAGGCGGGTTGATTCTCCATTTCCTATCACTCTGCCTAGATGGCTAAGCAGCAGATCTCTTCCATGTAGAATTCCTCTCCACCCATGCGAGATGTTGGAGGCTGGAATAGTGTTGAGGAAAGAGGATTTGTGGCAATATTTTCCTAGAAGAATTCTTGCGAGGAGGCAGTCTGGTCTGGTGATGATTCTCCAGCCAATTTTTGCCAGTAATGCTTGATTGAAGATTTGCACATCCCTGAAGCCTAGCCCTCCGAGAGACTTGGGTAAGGTTAGCTCATTCCATGCGACCCAGCAAATTTTATGAACTCCATCCTTTGCATCCCACCAGAACCTTGTAAGCACTGATTGAATTTTATTACAGAGGCTAATGGGGAGTTCAAAGCATGTCATGGCGAATGAGGGCATAGATGACAGTACCGCCTGTAGCATTGTGGCTTTACCAGCTGAGGAGAGAAATCTTGAAGAGTAGCTTACTGCTCGCTGTCTCATGCGGTCAACAATGCTCGCAAAAAGGTCTTTTTTATTTCTCCCAAAGTGTTCAGGGAGGCCGAGGTATTTTCCCACGCCTCCCTCCTTTTCAATGCCAAGAAACTCTTTTACTCTTGCGCGATCCTCTAACGGTGTCTTTGCTGAAAATGATATTGAGGACTTACTTGCATTAATCATCTGTCCTGATGCATTCTCATAATCTTGCAGGATGGTCTTGAGCGTAGCACAGCTTCGTTGATCACAGTTGGTGAACAACATAGTATCGTCAGCAAACAGCAGGTGGTTGATACGGGGACTGTTCCTCGACACTCTAATGCCTGGGAGATTTCCACTTAGCTGGGCTTTTGAACAGAGGCCAGAGAGAACTTCTCCACACAAGATGAAGAGATATGGAGAGAGAGGATCCCCCTGCCGCACTCCCTTCTGAGGTATGATGTTACCAACCACTTCGTCATTAAAGAGAAATGAGTAGGAGACGGTTATGACACATTGCATTAACCATTGTATCAGAAGATGGTGAAAACCCATTCGCTCCAACACTGATCTGATGAAGGACCATTCCAATCTGTCGTAGGCTTTGCTGATGTCCGTTTTAACGGCCATAGAGCAGCGCTTGACCGCCTCTGAATTCTTGAGGTAGTGGAGGACTTCGTGCGAGTTGTTTTGAAGTTTGAAGTTTATTCCTTAGAAAAGACCCCCATCCACCAAAAGTTAACTCTAGCGTTTCtgttaatttaaaaaacagtGCAAGTTGTTTTCCTTCTTCTAAACATGCACATTGCACACCTTCTGCTTTACAAAACTaagaggttgattgtttgtggtttttaaaatggtttttggtttttgattctctcaaaactatttttttaccaatcaagatttttctaaaatagattCTCTAAAATTTAGAGAAACTAGATTTCGAAAAAACTACCTCTTTCTacacaaaaactaaaatctatgTTTTCTTGGTTTCTCTTAGCAAACTATCattggttttttttctttgttaaattAGTTGCATATTCATAAAGTAATATCTACAGAAATCACCAATTAAAAATACATAGAAactatttaaatgaaaaatatatctatttctaaacaaaaataaaataaaatcctgGTTTTCATTGGTTTTCTTCAAAACTTGTCCTATGGATTTTCAgttcttctttgtttttactaaaaatattactatattatgaatgagtaaaagaaaaataaataaaataaagtatagatgtatatatatataatataaatttatgtttaattataaaattttaagtgTAAATTTAAATACAGaactatattattttgttttttctgttttttttttttaatttttaaacaaggTTATGTGTGTTTTGGTAATCATatttaatactttttatttccagaaaaaaatactttaaaatatgtttttgttttattattttaaaataaaaaggaaaaactaaaaacaaaaatctaaaatcaccaatcatgtttttcaaaaaaactaaaatctactgcaaaatcaaaaaccaaaatctaaatctaaaattcaaaaaccaaaaactaaaaactaaaatctaaaatctagaaaccaaacaaacaatcatcacctaatTGTCTGATaagaaaattttacaaaagtaaCAAAACAACCATGTTCAACTTAAACAAGAGCTCAAAACGACATATGGCTCAGCCCATACACTTTCTTGTATATCCCTCACcgattaaatattattttattattttaatattaatgatttaattattttgtaatactGTATTTAGTTAGTTACTAAAAAACATGAGtcacatcttatatattaaaacagaagtcatgacttatttttatgtatgatttttttagtttgcaccattcttaaaaaatatcatattttacataagttcattattatatcttttattatcttcatctttttatatgaaatacaaatgaatatatttaaaatgttctaacaaaatctttttataatattcttagaatattttttaaatttactttcaaaaattgttagttttaatttaaattatcataaaataattataaattaaaattgaatatagttttggtttataaacgaaaatttaaataaaatgaaattaattaatttcaaaaatacatttactaataatttttaaagattttgttagaaataaatatttatttctattttatttttttcaaatttgttttctaataaaataaaattcatgattttttgatgagtgatatttttatttggaccatcatttaaattttctattaaatgtatatcactaatgctaatatatataatatttttaactactttaatcataatatcttttatatcttttaatttttttaaaataaattaaaattctaacaaatctcttgaaaaagattataataagatcttagttgtcataaattaaatataaatattttcaactaattttgtaattagtaatgaaatgttactaaaagaataaaattatatcctattttatcaattttataataatatctatcattttaaaataaaaacgttatattgaacaaaatatgaaaaaaatattttaaattgataagttaacatattttattttcataaatataaaatatttatgctaaaaatataatatgttggtagaacgggttaatattagtaaattatataatacatgtataaaaatttaacttatcttaaactttttaatatacagtaatttattatagaaaattaataaacattaaaaattgctaaaaaaatctagcgatttgaactacggatcatgattataagaaattaaatacaaaattgttttcatatatgttgtttcatgcattaaaaaatttagtttagtaatcaaacgcaaattcaataggacaaatatataataagcaatatatatatatatatatatatgtgatgattttaatttacagcatgaaaactataaaattattatatttagcataattatacaaacatttaaatatgtgagtaacattaaaaatatataagaattatgtaaaacaaatatctatatatataaatgtgaaaatatatacccgcacggttgtgcggatGGAAATCTagtctaatttattaatttaggaTCTTAATTTTATCTACAGATAAAAGATTGTCATTTAATTTTGGACCTATTCATAACTTTATATATGCATTATACAATATATGTAAGATATTAATTGGATTATAAATCTGTTTTGTTACCATATTTTGTGGAGAATTTGTTAagtatttaaacataaaaacgtaaaaacatttagattttataaaaataatttttttttgctaaccaaatataaaaataatttattaaagataatcAAACTATCtcatatttaaaatcatttggaTAAATATCTAATAGTAAAGGAACATTAGTTATTTGGTTCATCATAATAAATCTGTATATAACACTTAAATATAAACAATTGGATCaagtaacaaataaaaatatagttctaTAAGTCAAATGATGATATGAAGTAAagtaatgattttaaaatctctTATACAGCaagattattaatatatttcaaCAAAGTGCGAATGATGTCAAGAAACCATACACGTAATATGAGATTTACATGTATTTTtactaataagaaaatataaaaagaacaaaaaattatttttacgaGAAGTAAActtactttaatatttttcatgttGAATGCTAATTCAACCTCAGTCACTTGCCGTCACAAACAAATTGAATAAATATTTGAacaaattaatgattatgaataactAACCTAATTTTATTAGTTCTGTAAAACAGACAGCGTTTCAATGCGGATAGTATCCTAGTATCTATTAAACCAGAGGAAAAAactttttcaaataataaatatgtaattcTAATTTTAATCCACATAACCTTTACAGCCCTTATCATATAAGGACGATcaaacatttaattattttaaaattctttaacGGGTACTTTATACATATAATTCtattttcataacaaaatatatatatgttataaataaattaaatatttaaatgataaacgtataaatattaaataatttaattatatatgtgcATCAGTGCGGACGGATCACctagtataaatataaataacaaatattgatatgtgtgtcttcctttttattttttgtacaaTTGCATAAATTAACAAACATATTATATTAGAATCAATTGTTAATTCcatttaaaattgaaatgaaaatggtataaacttaatttatttaCAGCTTAGCAATCTCACATAATTTCTTATTGAGttatttcttttactttttaagatatttaatatttttgtttttaactatGTTTGAAATACATAAAccattaattaaataaaacgaGGGAGTATAACATTACAAAAAGTTACGGTCTCAACCGTTTAGATGAGGTCCACAACCATTGTCAGATTTATGCATGAGCACGTCTTTTTCCGATGCcattcgaggaagaagaagaatgataaattctaaaatttattCACAAATAGTATTCACTGTAGGAGGACATGGCTGTTGGTGTTCTGTTCTTGTTTGGACTTCATCGATTAGTCCTTCATAGGTTTCTCTTGTAGATCGcatattcttattttattttgtattggtTTCAACCGATGTGGTACTGGTAGTGATTAGTTTTGTTTAGGTCTTTTGTGTAATCCGCCGGCTATGTTTCCGGGATGTCTATCATCGGCAGCTTAGGTAATGATGCTGGTTTTATATATGAtcttcagtgttaaaaaaaaaggagatttGAAATATATACCATACATTTGTTTTACACCAAAGTCCTTCTGCGGAGAAAAAGTGTCAATGAAAAACAAACCGGGGAAAAACTACCGTATTCAATATTTCAATCATATAATGTATACTCtcataggaaaaaaaaagaagatgtaTTGCTGATGCATAGTTTCAATCTGTTGTTTGCGAGATCAAGAAGTTAGATCTTTCTTAGGCCacacaaccccccccccccccccccccccccgcccccccccctccccccccccccagtgTGGGTATTTGAGTGTTGGTGAACTCAGGAATGTTCCGAGATAGTTTGTTTCCAAAATCAAGTAAAGAGACATTCATCAGTAAAGTGTGGAATAGCCCCTGATAAATTATTATCTTGACGCAGTGTTTTGAAATCCGCCCTAGAtccgcggttgaaccggtaaacacAGTGACCCATAAAAAAATCTGGTTTGGGTTTTATGAAAGATCtaatatttagaaacccgcaaaACCCCGCGAAAATCCACTAACCCAAAATccgataccggttgaaccaccggtttaacaaataaataacttttttagttttgaattatggttttagattatgttttatattccaAGTTTCCAATTAAGAAGTTAGGTGCTGACaagaaaaagttaaattttctcttttcaattttattttgtgattttttaaatttgatgaaGATTTTACTATGCCACCTGAAGAAAACAAATTGAACAATGatagagagaaccaaaattagttgatgtgatttggtgttagtttatttctattattgacaatttattaccaatattttacttttggtttattttggatttgaagtttaatttattattcacattagatatttaaatatttatgaattttatattttgatttttttagatgtcataaatatttatgaattttatatttgtgatccAGTAATTCATCCGGTTCAGTGTCCggatcgaatttgaaaacattggGACTTGAAGGAATAATACTACTGGCCTTGTGGAATTGATGTGTGAAGAGAGGCCCCCGGATAAAATGTTTGTAGAGAGGTCCAATAGCTGAAGATTGGATATGCTGAAAAGCAAAATAGGCATCTCACCTTCCAACATATCGTTGGAAATCAGTAGATTTGTGTAGTATGTCTAAGCCAAAAGATAATCCGATCAAAGTCTGAAAGTATgtcataaacaaaacaaaaaaaatcagccGACGCCAAAGATGAAATCCGGTTTCAGTATAAATGTCCACTTTCTCTGAAAAAAAAGGTGAGAGAAGTGAGAGAGAGGCCTTCACAGTTGGTTTGTGTAGTATAAATCACAAATGTGCTCAAATGTATACAAATTCTAATATGCATAGATACAGACCGTTGCATTTATAAAGTATTAAACCGTAAAAGACAAAACTTCTgttcttcctttctttttttgtccggtaagagaaaaaaaaaaataaaaggaaaatgaTCTGAATAAAAAAAGTTACTATTATTTCAACGGCTCTAACTGAATCTCACTCCTCCCTCCATTTCtaccttcttcatcatctttatCTCTGAAACCTCCTCTTGAATCTATTAGATCAGTCGAATCATCTTCTTCAACATTCCCCAAGACCCAGTTCCCTCTGCTCAGGTTCCtcgctcttcttcttcctcgttccCTGTACTCCAAGTACACAACAGTCACCACTCCGAGGAACACCCATAACCCGAGTGCCCAGTTAAGCCCGTCTACGTTCTCTGCTCCGTTCCGTTCTCCCAAATGCTTCATCCCCGTGAATAGCGCAACAACTCCTATTACAACAGCTGATTGACCAACGATCGAGTGAGAATACTCCCAGATTAGTCGCTTCGAAGACATTAGCTCCCCTTGAGCAGGCTTCGCCGGCCTTAGCCAAGCGTTCACGGGCTGAGCGCAAGCCAAAACTATGGCTGTGAAACCGAACTTGACGTGGGACGAACTGAAGCTGAAACCGTTGAGTTCAGCTACTGCGAAGAGGAGACCGAGGAAGACAATGGCTAGTCCTGAACACTGAAGATACATGTGAATCT is a genomic window of Brassica napus cultivar Da-Ae chromosome A2, Da-Ae, whole genome shotgun sequence containing:
- the LOC125589125 gene encoding uncharacterized protein LOC125589125; this translates as MAVKTDISKAYDRLEWSFIRSVLERMGFHHLLIQWLMQCVITVSYSFLFNDEVVGNIIPQKGVRQGDPLSPYLFILCGEVLSGLCSKAQLSGNLPGIRVSRNSPRINHLLFADDTMLFTNCDQRSCATLKTILQDYENASGQMINASKSSISFSAKTPLEDRARVKEFLGIEKEGGVGKYLGLPEHFGRNKKDLFASIVDRMRQRAVSYSSRFLSSAGKATMLQAVLSSMPSFAMTCFELPISLCNKIQSVLTRFWWDAKDGVHKICWVAWNELTLPKSLGGLGFRDVQIFNQALLAKIGWRIITRPDCLLARILLGKYCHKSSFLNTIPASNISHGWRGILHGRDLLLSHLGRVIGNGESTRLWSDSWICPEKNLKPIGPVQQKDQDLLVSDLLSRETKEWNKAMVENLLPELATLIYSIRPSILDNQDSYIWSLQKSGDYSVKSGYYSKQADKNSSTLLPSAQRPEDTWNWKKHVWNPPLLPKLKHFLWRIAKKALPTGENLQRRGINANVMCCRCGEAETLPHIFFHCAFAKEVWKLAPLASEVDTSLWTAFKPTLQASYSWKVLPPYGFTSNPMPWICWFLWISRNNLIFQNRATTPQEIILKSVKAIREWESAQPLKSPTTHLVRCPPLIYDCPESTILCYTDAAWRSDSKSAGLAWIFTDLSSQELNRGSKAQDSVASALMAEGLAIREALQHAISLNFTHIWIRSDSQVLIQAITTRRQSVELFGVLADIDSLAFSSLSPFSLCRFSFVSRSRNGAADKLAKACLSTHLANLGP